The genome window tGATTGTTAAAATAGGATACTTTGGTCAcaaaacaaagttttattattttcagagaAATAGAGGCCACACCTCAAAACAAACGAGCAGTCCTCGGGGGCGCCCTCTACCTTATTCGAATCCCCACAATGGCATTGGAGGAGTTCGCCAATGGGGCTGCTCAAAAGGGCATTTTGACACAACAGGAAactatagatatttttttccatttcactGCGACCAATAAGCCCAGTTTACAATACCCGATCAAGCCTAGAGCCGGACTAAAAAGCCaggtaaaatttcttaaatagcAATGACAAAAAAACAGGCTAAATACGAGTTAAGAAAtccatgaaaaattttgaacatttcaaGAAGAAATTGCGCAACATTGCCTGTAAGCAGGTGGTTTTGTGGCGCAATGCTTAAAgaattggtaaaaaaaaagttaccaAATTACCACGTCTAAGTCTTGCCAAATGAGATTTGTCGAATCCAATTTTCAGGAGATCAGAATAAGTTAGGTGGAAAATGAGAgcaaataatgaaacaaaaattattattttcaaaatgcaaCACTTGACAACACGTCCAAAACTACCGAGTAATACCTTCATTAGTTGTGAGTAGTCTTGACGAAAGGGAGTTGCCACATTTCCAAGCATCAATATTCATTCGTACTTTGCTTTTATAGTTTGCTGTCCACAGGTGTGCCATCGTTTCCAGTCATGCGCCTACCGTTCCAACCAATGGCGGTACCGAGGTCGTTGCGACAGCATCCAATTTTCAGTTGACCGCCGAATATTTGTGGTGGGTTTCGGACTGTATGGCTCTTCGAACGGAGCGGCGGACTACACCGTCAAAATCGAGCTTAAGCGTCTCGGACGCGTTTTGGCCGAAAACAATACCAAATTCTTCTCAGACGGGTCAAGCAACACTTTCCACGTATACTTTGACAACCCCATCCAAGTGGAGCCAGAGACTTTTTACACTGCCTCTGCTATTGTTGACGGAGGGGAGTTAAGCTACTTCGGACAAGAGGGTATGAGCGAAGTGACTGTGGGACAAGTGACGTTCCAGTTTCAGTGCTCCTCAGAAAGCACGAACGGCACTGGTGTGCAAGGGGGGCAGATTCCAGAACTGATTTTCTATGGACCCGCCCATGAAGAACATTAAGTGTGATTCGGGTAACTAGTCAGAGGTCTAAAGTTGTTTCATTATTGAGGGAAAGGGGATAAATTGATCTCAGTGACGTTCACACTTCAAGGATGGTTTTAAGCTCAAAGTGAACGATGGTCTATGTTGGCATTTCATTTAGTTAGGACATCGTAAGGCTTTTACCACAGAGAAAGACCCATGTTTTTAAACATAGTAACAAATACGTTAATACCAACGTACCCTAAGTATAGTAATTTATCTTAGATATTATTACAGCTGTATAGTGTTtatggaatattatttattaaagctgaaaaatctcgagttttttttgtatgaCTTAGCGTGGTTTTATCACGACCCCAAGTAccaataaatacaaaatagcaCTTACCAACTGATGGAACATTAATACACAAAGCCTGTGCCAGCTTCAAGTAGGTCCTCCCCAGCTCATAGCAACATATTTGCAGAACATCACTAATATCAATCAGTAAATCTGACATACaactattaagaaaaaattgtttcctttCAGATGACTCCCAAAAATTAAGCCATAAAGGCGTTCACCAAAATTTATCAACAAATTAGCTTAGTAACAGGATATGATATGGTGATAATCAGGAAGCCTGAACCTAGGCTATTAAATACTAAAATCTGaggaaattatatttaaaaaaggatACGTGCAGTGCCTTCAGTTCGACAGCTTAAATATACACAGGCAGCATGAACATGTGTATTTCTCCTCCCTCTAGTTAAATTTCTTGATaaagccattttaaaaaagctaCAGGCAGTGTCAATACAATGCTGGTTCAGTCTCAATTGAGTTCCCAACAAGGAAATGCAATTGCGAGCCTTGCGAAGGGTAAGTTCTCTGGACTCTACGCCACCACCCACATGAAAGGCTGCATTTCTTAATTAGTATCTGTATAATGCGGAATCTGAGTCACACTTACATGCTCCAAATTTCGTGGCCCCTCCCTTGGAGTCAGCAGACACAAACTGGCCAATCGCACTAGACGTTCCGTGAGCCCCTTCCTCATATTGAACCTCAGCAACGATTATGTTGTCTTCGATGACGGAACCGCAGTTGGTACAGACCGCGTCGCCCCTTGCGGAATCGACTTCGATGTCAGAACTACCGCAATTTTTGCACTTTCGCCCCGACGACATGGTTACAGAGAAATTGTACCTGTTACTACAGTTATCGACACCCTACGCGAGAGGCAAAGGTTCGAAAGATAGTTAAATGTATTcctttaattcagttttaaaggattttatgaacattttttatttggaaaaaagggAAACACTAAAATGAATCCAACGGAGCCACGAAAATTTACTATCTGTAAAATTGAGGTTATTTTGGTATATATTATGAATAAAGTTTAGACGGGACAATAACGATTTCTATGTTAACGGTGCAATGTCGATTATCGTGGTCCATATATTTGGTAAATTATCTTTAACCAATGATAACTGTCCGGTTAATATAGGTTATTTGTTGAATGACTTTATTCACtcgatttattatttttattaacaaatacaATTCATAATTCTTTTCACTAATTAACTTGtagtaaaattaattcaaactttctaaacaaatttataaaacaaaaccaaaatcttaaaaatgtttttcatatcATAAACCATCAGATAGACGATTCAAATCCTGCTTTACACGGTCTATGCTAGATATTACTAGTTCTATTTGCTTCTGTTTTACATCAGCAACATTTTCGTTATCCTTTTCACTAGtacaaataatacataatCCTTTACTTGCATTATCCAATATTTCATTGGTTTCTGCTTTTACTAATTTGCCGATACTTTTCCTAAAACCACAAAAACATCTTAGTGAAATGTACCCAGTGAAAGCGTTTTATAGctaacttttgaaattttaattttcccagTTTGAAACCAATTTCAAAACCATCTGAATAGCCCTTATCAAAGCTTGGTTGGAAGTTTCTATCTCGGCCGTCAGATAAACCATCTCTTTGAccaacctaaaaaaaatagaatagaTCTGTATAAATCACCTTTAAAAAGttatagttaaattttaaaagtttaacaaGAAGTAtgacaattattatattcttGAGTAGCAGTTTCACATTTCCATTTACCATAATTAACCATTTCTTTAAGTGCAAACGTACGAATATCAATTCCCTTTTTAGAAATGGACTTTTTTCACTTAAAGCAACCAAAGATTAATCCATTACCTTTATCATATCGCGCTCAACTCTCTTCCAATCTGAATCAACATTTTCAGGCTCAGAATCGCTTAAATTCATCTCCAGAAAACTATTTTTGTCGAATAACCTATAAATTTTGGGCCTCAAAACAAAGCCTCCAATGACATTTGGAAGTTACGAACCAGTCAAAGGCGGCTCGTAATTGAGAtggcattaaaataaaaaatatattaatgaatATAAGCTAATTCTGATATTatgtacattttaattatattattaaccATCACTGTTAATGAAGAGCACGATATAAATCTGTATTTAGAGgattaaacaaataaagatAGATTTTCAATCTTTACTTTCTCACGCCAATGACTCGAACTAGCCCCAACGCGAAGCAGGACACGTCAGCCGAAGTGTGACACTGACAACTGCcaattcatttgtttttatatttctcgTATACCCAGAAAATACCTTTTCTCCGGTTTCGTGGCGGTTTTCACCAACATTAAATCAATCTGTTTAGACATAAAATGTATCCCAAGACTGCTTTAACGATATTTGTGTCATTCGTCCTCTCGGCGCATTGTATATCGTTTAACCTAGAGCCCAACACCCAAAAGTGTTTAAAAGAAGAACTGCAGGGCAATTTGCCAGTTATTGGAGAATTTGAGGTCTCAGAGCAACCCGGACAACGTATAGACTATATAGTAAAGTTGTGTGTGTTTTTTGGGATTGTTTAATACTGTAACGGAATTTGCAGGTGACAGATTCAAAAGGGTACATTCTAGCCCAACGGCAAGATATTTCCAAAGGAAAGTTCTCCTTTAACACTGAGTCTTATgatatgtttgaaatttgCTTCATCTCAAGGATACCCCCAAGTATGTTGTACCAAAGCAAATTTCCATCATAAACATCTTAACTTTTTGCAGACCAGAAGGGTAATACACAGTTAGTGACAGTGGTCACCAAACACggagttgaaaccaagaatTATCAAACtgtgagtttaattttttgttattaaatgtgttgtgaattaaattttcagctGGAAGATGCAGCAAATCTGAAGCCAATTGAAATTGAGTTGAAAAGGTTAGAAGATCTATCCAATGCCATTGTGCAAGATTTTGCTTTTAT of Euwallacea similis isolate ESF13 chromosome 3, ESF131.1, whole genome shotgun sequence contains these proteins:
- the bai gene encoding transmembrane emp24 domain-containing protein bai, translated to MYPKTALTIFVSFVLSAHCISFNLEPNTQKCLKEELQGNLPVIGEFEVSEQPGQRIDYIVTDSKGYILAQRQDISKGKFSFNTESYDMFEICFISRIPPNQKGNTQLVTVVTKHGVETKNYQTLEDAANLKPIEIELKRLEDLSNAIVQDFAFMRKREEEMRDTNESTNNKVLYFSIFSIFILLGLATWQVLYLRRYFKAKKLIE